The genomic segment TTTGCTGACCCTACGGATGTGGTGGATTACTGGTTGGCGGTTTTTCCCCTTGTATTTGAGGGAAATAACAAGATTTTTCTTGACTCCTTCGCCTACTTCTTCATAGCCGCTGATGAATCCTTCTTCTTTGAGGACTTCGGCTATGTTCCGGGTCATCTTCGTGCTGGGCACTGTCACGGTGGGATGACGCACGGCACAGGCGTTGCGGATGCGGGTCAGCATGTCGGAAATAGTGTCGTGTGCTGGCATTCTTTTTTTTCCTTTTCTCGTTCCTCTATTACCTCAGGATTATTTTTGACGGAAAGGCATTCCCATTTCTTTTAAGAGAGCCCTTGCCTCCTCATCCGTGTTAGCACTAGTGACGATGGTGATGTCAAAACCACGGATTTGGTCGATGGAATCGTAGTCTACTTCCGGGAAGATAAGTTGTTCTCGGATGCCGAGGGAGTAGTTCCCCCGTCCGTCGAAACTGTTGGGATCTAGGCCTCGGAAGTCGCGGATGCGAGGAAGGGCTAGGTTGATGAGACGGTCTAGGAAGGAGTACATTTTTTCTCTTCTGAGGGTTACCATGAGGCCCACCGGCATTCCTTTGCGGATTTTGAAGCCGGCAATGGCCTTTTTGGCACGGGTAACCACTGGTCTTTGCCCTGTGATCATTGCGATTTCATTTATAGAGGACTCCAGGGCTTTGGCATTTTGAGATGCTTCCCCTAAACCCCTGTTCAGTACCACCTTGATGACCTTGGGTACTTGGTGGATGTTGGTGTAGCCGAACTGTTGGATGAGTTTAGGGACTATGGTTTCTTGATAATAGGTCTTAAGTCTGGACATTACAACAAAAACTCCTTAGGAGTGGATAAAAGGAGGATTGGCAAGAGAGTTTGCTGCGAACTAGTCGATGATCTCGCCGGTTTTCTTTAGTTTTCTTACTTTTCTGCCGTCTTCAGTGATGACGTAGTTGAAACGGCTAGCTACTTTAGCTTTTTCGGAGTACAACATCACCTTAGAGCTGTGGATGGGGGCTTCAAAGGTGATGATTTGGCCAGTTTCGCCTTCTCTACGGGGTTTTTGGTGCTTAGTACGAATGTTTACCCCCTTAACTATAACGGTGCTGTTTTTTGGGAAAGCTTTGAGGACTTCCCCCACTTTGCCCTTGTCTTTGCCAGATATGACCTGGACTAAATCGCCTTTTTTCACGTGCATTTTATAGCGGGTGGGGTGTTTTTTTTGTTTTCGTCTTGACGGTCTCATGGTCTAGATTACCTCCGGTGCCAGAGAGATGATTTTGGTGAAGTTTTTGTCACGCAATTCCCGGGCTACGGGGCCAAACACACGAGTCCCTCTGGGGTTGTTGTCTTTGTTGATAATGACTGCGGCATTATCGTCAAAACGGATACTCATGCCGCTGGGACGCTTTACAGTTTGTTTAGTTCTGACCACCACTGCCCTGACAATGTCGGATTTTTTGACGGGCATATTGGGGATGGCCTCTTTCACCACAGCCACTATTACATCCCCTAGGCTTGCATATCTGGCATTACCAGTGGACAGGACCCTGAGGCACATGATTTTCCGTGCCCCGGTGTTGTCGGCAACGTTGAGATAGGTCTGTTTCTGGATCATATTCGAATACAGTCAATATACGGTACTGTTATTTAGACTACTTTGCGTTCGAGGATTTCTACCACAATCCAGCGTTTAGTTTTGCTGAGGGGACGGGTTTCGCGTATGAGGACTTTATCCCCTTCGCGACATTG from the Geminocystis sp. M7585_C2015_104 genome contains:
- the rpsH gene encoding 30S ribosomal protein S8 — its product is MPAHDTISDMLTRIRNACAVRHPTVTVPSTKMTRNIAEVLKEEGFISGYEEVGEGVKKNLVISLKYKGKNRQPVIHHIRRVSKPGLRIYAKKDLPRVLGGIGVAILSTSSGVMTDRKARKLGIGGEVLCYIW
- the rplE gene encoding 50S ribosomal protein L5 — translated: MSRLKTYYQETIVPKLIQQFGYTNIHQVPKVIKVVLNRGLGEASQNAKALESSINEIAMITGQRPVVTRAKKAIAGFKIRKGMPVGLMVTLRREKMYSFLDRLINLALPRIRDFRGLDPNSFDGRGNYSLGIREQLIFPEVDYDSIDQIRGFDITIVTSANTDEEARALLKEMGMPFRQK
- a CDS encoding 50S ribosomal protein L24 — translated: MHVKKGDLVQVISGKDKGKVGEVLKAFPKNSTVIVKGVNIRTKHQKPRREGETGQIITFEAPIHSSKVMLYSEKAKVASRFNYVITEDGRKVRKLKKTGEIID
- the rplN gene encoding 50S ribosomal protein L14: MIQKQTYLNVADNTGARKIMCLRVLSTGNARYASLGDVIVAVVKEAIPNMPVKKSDIVRAVVVRTKQTVKRPSGMSIRFDDNAAVIINKDNNPRGTRVFGPVARELRDKNFTKIISLAPEVI